TTAAATACTATTAATATTCGATATGAAAACTCCCGTAATTACTAATAGGGAAGTCGTCCTCCTCAATATCCTCTAACCTACTGAATCCATTGCCTCTAATTAACAATTTTTTCAATTCTCTAACTTTGTCTTCTTCACCTTGTGCAACAACTTCAACAGTACCATCGGGTAAGTTTCTAACGTACCCTTCTAATTTAAACATTAAACCAATGGTTTTAACAAAATGCCTGAATCCTACTCCTTGAACTCTACCTGATAAGATCCATCTTTTACAAACCATAACTTAAAATTAGTTTCTAGATCTTGCCAAAAGTAACATTCTCAACAATTGAGCTATTGACATCAATGCAGCAGCAACATATGTTAAAGCTGCAGCTGATAAAACTTTTCTTGCACCTACTACTTCATCCTTAGACATTCCCATAACAGGAAGCAGCTTCAATGCTCTTTTGCTGGCATTAAATTCAACGGGTAATGTAATAACAGAAAAAAGAACCACAAACAAGAACAAGAAAATACCGGCATTTAACAAAAATGGTGTAGAAAAGATCAAACCAACAAAGAAAATGATCCACGCCATATTAGACCCAAATCCTGCCAAGGGAACAGATAAATTTCTCAACACCAAAGGTTTATAACCCTTAGCATGCTGAATCGCATGACCAGCTTCATGAGCAACCACTCCTAAAGCAGCTATAGAAGAACTGTTATATGTAGCATCTGATAATCTTAATACCTTTTTAGTAGGATCATAGTGATCTGTGAGGTTCCCTCTAACTCTCTCAATATTCACATCATACAGTCCAACTGAATCAAGTAATCTTCTTGCGAACATGTATCCCGGTTCTCCTACTGAAGATTTCACCCTTGAATATTTATTAAATGTTGAACTAACCCTACTTTGAGCCCAAATGGCTAAAATTAACGGCGGTATCAAAAGCAACAATGTAGAATAAAACACTTCCTTTCACCTCCACTATTTAATCTATAAATTTATCAAATAATATCACTAAAAAAATTCTAACATGAATACATTTATTCTATTTTACAGATATGTTTACATTTGAGCTAGTAA
The Petrotoga sp. 9PW.55.5.1 DNA segment above includes these coding regions:
- a CDS encoding acylphosphatase, with the protein product MVCKRWILSGRVQGVGFRHFVKTIGLMFKLEGYVRNLPDGTVEVVAQGEEDKVRELKKLLIRGNGFSRLEDIEEDDFPISNYGSFHIEY
- a CDS encoding zinc metallopeptidase yields the protein MFYSTLLLLIPPLILAIWAQSRVSSTFNKYSRVKSSVGEPGYMFARRLLDSVGLYDVNIERVRGNLTDHYDPTKKVLRLSDATYNSSSIAALGVVAHEAGHAIQHAKGYKPLVLRNLSVPLAGFGSNMAWIIFFVGLIFSTPFLLNAGIFLFLFVVLFSVITLPVEFNASKRALKLLPVMGMSKDEVVGARKVLSAAALTYVAAALMSIAQLLRMLLLARSRN